CTACAGGCGGCGGGGTAAAAGGACAGGCAGAAGCAGCCAAGCTGGGCATTGCCCGGGCGTTGATCGAGGTGAATGCTGAATACCGTCCGGCTTTAAAAGCTGCCGGTTTGCTGAAGCGTGACCCACGTTCTGTTGAGCGTAAAAAACCAGGTCGCAAAAAAGCAAGAAGGAGCTTCCAGTTCTCTAAACGTTAATCGTTATTGGTTAATCGTAATCCGGTTGGCCAGCTACCATTAACAGATAACATTTAACAAATAACAGTTAACATAACATACAATGGAAAATAATACTTCCTTACAACAGCAACTTTTAGAAGCCGGTGTTCATTTCGGTCACCTGAAGAAGAAATGGAACCCCAAAATGCTGCCTTATATCTTTGCAGAAAAGAAAGGCATTCACATCATCGACCTGAACAAGACCGTGGAAGGTTTGCAGGAATCTGCGGCAGCGCTTAAAGCGATCGCACGCAGCGGTAAAAAAGTAATGTTTGTGGCCACCAAAAAGCAGGCTAAAGAAATTACCAGCGATTGTGCAAAGCGGGTGAACATGCCATTTGTTACCGAGCGCTGGCTGGGTGGTATGCTGACCAACTTCAACACCGTTCGCAAGAGCGTTAAGAAGATGCAGAGCATTGAAAAGATGCTGGCAGACGGAAGCGCTGAAAGCCTGACCAAGAAAGAACGCCTCACCCTGAGCCGGGATAAGGAAAAAATGGAAAAAGTGCTTGGCGGTATCTCCCAGATAAGCCGTGTACCTGCTGCCCTGTTCCTGGTGGATATCGGTCATGAGCACATTGCCCTTGCCGAAGCAAAGAAATTAGGCATCACCACGTTTGGTATGGTGGATACGAACTGTGATCCGAACAGGGTTGATTTTGCCATTCCGGCCAATGACGATGCTACCAAATCAATTGCCATTGTTGTTAATTACCTGACCGCTGCCATTGCCGAAGGTTTACAGGAGCGCCAGGCTGATAAAGACGAAGAAGACAGCCACGATGTGGAGGAAAGCGCCGAAGCCAAAGCAGCCCGTTTTGAAGAAAAAGTGGAGGGAAGTGAAGAAAGAGCGAAACGTGGAAGGGGTACTTCTGCTCCAAAACGCCGCATACCGGGTCCGGGTGCAGGCGGCAGAAAGCCGGCAACTAAATAATTGCCGGTACCAAAACAGCACTGCGGGGAGGAGCATTTAATTTTTTAATTTTTAATTTTTAATTCAAATGAGTGTTACAATAACAGCAGCAGATATAAATAAATTACGCCAGACAACCGGCGCCGGTATGATGGATTGCCGCAAAGCATTGACAGAAAGCAACGGCGATTTTGAAGCAGCCATTGACTGGTTACGCAAACAGGGCCAGAAAGTAGCCGCCAAGCGCAGCGACCGGGAGGCCAAAGAAGGGGTGGTGATCGCTCAAACAACAGCCGACCATAAAAGCGGTATCGTTCTTTGCATCAGCTGCGAAACAGACTTCGTAAGCAAGAATGCTGAATTTGTGGCCTTTGCACAAAGCATTGCCGATGCAGCCATCGCCAACAATGTTAAAACAGCAGAAGAATTAAATGCTGTTTCTGTAAATGGTTCAACGGTTACAGAACTGATCAATGATAAACTGGCAGCCATCGGGGAAAAAATTGCCCTCACAAAATTTGAAAGGATCGATGCTCCTTACGTGGCTTCTTATATACACGGTGCCAACCGCATGGGTGTATTGGTGGCCATGACCAAAGAAGCAGCCGAAGCAGGTAAAGACGTGGCCATGCAGATCGCAGCCATGAACCCGCTGGCTGTTGATGAAACTTCCATCGCCCCGGAAACGGTTGCGCGGGAAAAGGAGATCGCTATTGAGCAGATCAAGGCCGAAGGCAAACCGGCTGAAATGGCTGAAAAGATCGCCATGGGTAAAGTGAACAAGTTCTTTAAAGAAAATACCTTGCTGGCCCAGGCTTTTGTAAAAGATAACAGCAAATCCGTAGCGGATTATTTGAAGAGTGTGGATGGGGATTTGAAAGTTACAGATTTTAAGCGGGTGGCATTGGGATGATTTCAAAATACAGAAATAGTAAAAAGAGCGAAACATTTTGTTTCGCTCTTTTTTGTTCCGGCAAGATGCGGGTAATTAATTTTCTTCATTCGCCGGGTAAATATTGTCTGCCATTTTCCACTTCCCGTTTTCTTTAACGAAAGGTACAATGCTCCAGGTACGGTCTTTTTCCTGTGCACCTTCCATAAGTTCGCTGCCGATCCTTAAAAGAGCGGTATTGCCGGTAATGGTAACCACGTATTTATTTTTTGGTGACGTATACCATTTGTACGTATACTGAATGGATTCCTGTCCGCCTGCCCAGCGGTCATAATCAAAACCTGCTGCAATTTCTTCAACCGGATCGGCTTTAAAGCAGCTATCCGAATATTTAAAATGTGCTCTTTCGGCTTCTATATAGGCTTCACCCACGTAAGGCACATTACTGCGCAGGTATGAAAAATACTTTTCCGCTTCCTTCCATTGAACACGATAAGGTGGTGCATTATCTTTTCCCTTGCCTTTATACAAAATAAATGAATTGAATTTCACCTCATGCTTCCGGTAAAAATCCAGGAAGTTGAAAAAGGTTTGCCTGATCTGTTTTTGCTCCGTGGTCAACTGGGCAAAAGAATGAATGGCAATGCATGCTGTTACCAGCAGGAGGATTACTTTTTTCATGATCAGTATTTTACAAAAATATAGAAACCTGCAATGATTTGATTGCTAAAAATAGGATGTGGGTATCTTCTGCACATACCCTTCAATGGGTATTTTTTTAATGGTTGAAACCGGTTGATCATTAAAAATACCCGGGTTTTACTACGTACCAAATAACCTGTAATTTTAATGAATGGAAACCTATCAATCTTATTTTGAAGAAAACAGACAGTCATGGAACAAGCGCACCGGCGTTCATAAGGACTCTGCTTTTTATGACCTGGCAGGATTTAAAAAAGGAGCCTCCTCCCTTAGCCCCATTGAACTGGGCGAACTGGGCGATGTGAAAGGGAAAACCCTGCTGCACCTGCAATGCCATTTTGGGATGGATACCATGAGCTGGGAAAGGGAAGGGGCAACCGTTACGGGTGTTGACCTGAGTGATGAAGCGATAAAACTGGCCAATGAAACAAGAACGGAACTTAACCTGGGTGCCGAATTCATTTGCTGCAACGTGTATGACCTGAAAGATCATCTGGATAAAAAGTTCGATATTGTTTTCACTTCCTATGGCACCATTGGCTGGTTGCCTGACCTTGACAGGTGGGCGGAGATCGTTTCTTATTTCTTAAAACCCGGGGGCACATTTTACATCGCCGATTTTCACCCGGCCTTGTGGATGATGGATGATAATTTTGAATACATTAAATACAGTTACTTCAATACCCAGGTGATCACGGAAGAGATATCCGGTTCTTATTCCGACCGGAATGCCCCGATAAGATCCACGGAGCATGGCTGGAACCATCCGTTTACCGAGATCTTTAATTCGCTGCTGAAGTATGATCTGCAGATCATACAGTTCAATGAATTTCCGTATTCAACCTACAATTGTTTTAATAACCTGGAACAGGGTGAAGATGGCATGTGGCGCATAAAGGGAATGAATGAAAAACTACCTATGATGTATTCCATAAAAGCAAGGAAAGAAACCCGTTAGCTATCGGGATAAAAATATATCTTCGCAAAAATTAACATGCCGATGCTTCCTAAGTACAAAAGAATCCTGCTTAAACTTTCCGGCGAATCCTTAATGGGGGATAAGAATTTCGGTATCGACAGCGAAGTGATCGCCCGGTATGCGCAGGACATAAAATCGATCATTGAACTGGGTGTGCAGGTGGCCATTGTGATCGGGGGAGGGAATATCTACCGGGGTACCAATGAGGCGGAAAGCGGTATTGAAAGGGCCCAGGGAGATTATATGGGTATGCTGGCAACGGTCATCAATGGTATGGCCGTGCAGAGTGGCCTGGAGAAGGCCGGCATTTATACCCGTTTGCAAAGTGCCATAAAAATGGAGCAGATCGCAGAACCATACATACGCAGAAGGGCCATGCGTCACCTGGAAAAAGGAAGGGTGGTGATCTTTGGAGCCGGTACCGGTAACCCTTATTTTACGACCGATACAGCCGGTTCATTACGGGCCATTGAGATCAAAGCCGATGTCATCTTAAAGGGTACCCGGGTGAATGGCATTTATACGGCCGATCCTGAAAAAGATCCGACCGCAACAAAATATGAGACCATCTCTTTTGCCGATTGCATACAAAAGAACCTGAAGGTGATGGATATGACGGCTTTCACTTTATGCATGGAAAATAATTTACCCATCGTGGTATTCGATATGAATACAGAGGGCAATCTTCTGAAAGTGGTGACCGGCGAAAAAGTGGGCACGCTTGTGACTTAAAAACCGAAAAGGCTATAAAGCAAAAGGGCTGCATGATTTCATGCAGCCCTTTTCATTCTTGTTTGGTTTGAGGGTTAAAGGGTACTTAGATAGGCTAATATTTCGGGTAAAGATCTTTTAACGGGCCTGACAGAAACAACCTGGGTATTTGTACCATTTGTTGGGGTCATGGTAACGGCACTCTCGTAACCTAAATAATAATCGTTCGCCTGTTTGGAAATGACCACAACCGTGATCACTTTACCAACGGGCAGTTTCGGGCTGATGAATTTTTTTGCGCTCAGTTCCGGATGCATACCGGCTACCGAACGGAAATCTTTCAGTACGGTAAACGCCATCGTGTTGGTATTGGTAAAATAATTTGCAATTTCTGCCGATACCGATACCGTAGCAGAACTTGCCACATTGTAATTATAAGCCACGTTTATCCAGCGCAGGTGATTGGTATAAATTTCATAGACCTGGGAGCCGGCATTAATAAAGTTATTTGCCAGGTCATTGTTCGGAAGCCAGTTGAAATGCTGCGGATTTGATTCGTCACCAAAGAACAACTTCATCTGCTGGTTGACGGGAAGATCGGTATACCGGATATTTATTTTTGCATTGGGCGCCAGCAAGACCGGAACACCATCCTTTTTCAACCGTACAAAAAGTTCACCGGCACTGACCTGCAAACTGTCGTTGCTGGTGGTAGGCCTGTTCATGCGGATCATATCTCCTTTCTTTCTCAATACAAGGATCTCTACCTGTACCTTGCCGGTAAGGGGCTGGCCGGTGGTGCTTACGCAGCAGTTGGGAGGGAAGTTGACCTGCACACCAAACGGAGTGGATACCGTGGCAATATTAGCGTTGACTTCAATGCTGTCGTTATACGGAGCAAGGAGTAAACTGTTCTTCAGTATTGAAACCGGCATGGACGCAGTAACAGCAGGTTGCCAGGTGGTATCGGGACCATTCACCTGTCCCGGGTCAGGTACAAAAATATCCGTATTCTTCTGGCAGGAATTCAACAGGAATATTCCCGCTGCTAAAAATGATCTGATTATTTTTTTGTTCATTGATCTTATAGTTTTAATAGGCCCGCATTATTCAGATACTTCATTTTCATTTTGTGCTGCCTGGTATTATTTCAGGTCAAGCCGTACGCCTAAGCGAAGGCCCGCTGTTTGGTATTTTTGTTTTAATGTGGTATTGTCTTTATTCATCGGTGAAAAATTATACCTGAAATAAGGCTCTGCCAGCAGGTGAAGCTTCTCATTCAGTTTATAATAAACAGCCACCCCGCCGGTAAAGCCAAGGCCTGCATTTGTTTTGAACTGGTATGGCGAGGAACTTTTCCCGGTGGTGATGCTGACCGGCTGGTAGGATGCATCAAGCACGTCTCCCTTTTGCCAGCTGTAGATATTCACGATCACCCCCGCATTGATGTTTGCATGCCATTTGCCATTTCCTAATTCATACCCCACTACCAGCGGAACGTCAATGCTCCGGTATTTATTAATGGTTGTTTTATAGCGGGTGCCGGTAGTGGTATAGGTTCCCAGTGTATCACCGTTGGCATCAATGATATACGTTACATGCACAATATTGCCCTGGCTGAACGTGAACTTTTCATTTATCTGGCTGTAATTAACTCCGGCACGTACACTCATGGAGTTATTAAAGACCCTTGTGTAGCGGATGCCGGCGCTGTATGCCGAACTGAATTTTGTACTTTCTTTTCTCTTCTTCAGGTATTCGGAATTTCCGGTATCACTTAAACTACGGAAAGCGTAATCGGGGCCGGCATATATTTCCAGGTATTTTTTATTCCCGGAGGCATTCTTTTCAATACCGGGACAATCAGGAAGAAAGGATACCTGGTTAAAAGAAAGAAGTAATTGTCTTTTATTTTTTTGCCCCGCAGCCATTTTTTCAGCATCAAACGTCAGGCGTCCCAGTAAACTACCCCCGGTTAAATATTCATCTTTCTCCTCTTCAGGACCGGGAGCGGTCATATTCATGTTCAATAAGCTGCCGGTGCCCTTTTGTTTTTTCCTCGCAGTTCCGGAATTCTCCGTTACTGAAATCTCATCATCATTCTGTGATGAAGGGGCGCTTATAAGAATATTGTTTTTCCCGGTGGTTGAAAGAGAAGAATTGTTGCCTGCTGATGTGTTGCCTGGATCGGCTCCCCCTTTTTCTGTATTTAAGCCGGTGGAAGGATTTTCCTGTGCGGCGGAATTGTTATTGCCCGGTATCTGATCCTTGCCAGTTGTTATTTGCGGGTTGCCCGGAACACTGTTTTTTCCGGAAGCAGTTTCTGTATTGACAGGCACAGCCGTTTTATTGAAATACCACCAGGCCGTTCCGGTACTTATTGCCAGGAACAGGCCAGCCAGCAGCAGCCTGGTTTTATTGCTGTTCCAGAAACCAACCGGTTTTCTCCGTTCGTTCCGGGCGGCAATATTCTCCCAGATGCGTGGGTGCACATCGGGAGCGTAACTGCTGAACTGCTCTTTTATATAGTTATCAAATTGCTGGCTGTTGTTCATACTGCCACTTTTTGTAATTGTAAAATTTGTTTTTGCAGCATATTACGGGCTTTTACCAGTTGGCTTCG
This sequence is a window from Chitinophagaceae bacterium. Protein-coding genes within it:
- the rpsI gene encoding 30S ribosomal protein S9, which translates into the protein MEKQKNAVGRRKEAVTRIFLSKGDGKITVNGKDYKTYFPLVYLQNQVEAPLKTVESADKFDVVVNATGGGVKGQAEAAKLGIARALIEVNAEYRPALKAAGLLKRDPRSVERKKPGRKKARRSFQFSKR
- the rpsB gene encoding 30S ribosomal protein S2 gives rise to the protein MENNTSLQQQLLEAGVHFGHLKKKWNPKMLPYIFAEKKGIHIIDLNKTVEGLQESAAALKAIARSGKKVMFVATKKQAKEITSDCAKRVNMPFVTERWLGGMLTNFNTVRKSVKKMQSIEKMLADGSAESLTKKERLTLSRDKEKMEKVLGGISQISRVPAALFLVDIGHEHIALAEAKKLGITTFGMVDTNCDPNRVDFAIPANDDATKSIAIVVNYLTAAIAEGLQERQADKDEEDSHDVEESAEAKAARFEEKVEGSEERAKRGRGTSAPKRRIPGPGAGGRKPATK
- a CDS encoding elongation factor Ts yields the protein MSVTITAADINKLRQTTGAGMMDCRKALTESNGDFEAAIDWLRKQGQKVAAKRSDREAKEGVVIAQTTADHKSGIVLCISCETDFVSKNAEFVAFAQSIADAAIANNVKTAEELNAVSVNGSTVTELINDKLAAIGEKIALTKFERIDAPYVASYIHGANRMGVLVAMTKEAAEAGKDVAMQIAAMNPLAVDETSIAPETVAREKEIAIEQIKAEGKPAEMAEKIAMGKVNKFFKENTLLAQAFVKDNSKSVADYLKSVDGDLKVTDFKRVALG
- a CDS encoding class I SAM-dependent methyltransferase → METYQSYFEENRQSWNKRTGVHKDSAFYDLAGFKKGASSLSPIELGELGDVKGKTLLHLQCHFGMDTMSWEREGATVTGVDLSDEAIKLANETRTELNLGAEFICCNVYDLKDHLDKKFDIVFTSYGTIGWLPDLDRWAEIVSYFLKPGGTFYIADFHPALWMMDDNFEYIKYSYFNTQVITEEISGSYSDRNAPIRSTEHGWNHPFTEIFNSLLKYDLQIIQFNEFPYSTYNCFNNLEQGEDGMWRIKGMNEKLPMMYSIKARKETR
- a CDS encoding UMP kinase, with amino-acid sequence MLPKYKRILLKLSGESLMGDKNFGIDSEVIARYAQDIKSIIELGVQVAIVIGGGNIYRGTNEAESGIERAQGDYMGMLATVINGMAVQSGLEKAGIYTRLQSAIKMEQIAEPYIRRRAMRHLEKGRVVIFGAGTGNPYFTTDTAGSLRAIEIKADVILKGTRVNGIYTADPEKDPTATKYETISFADCIQKNLKVMDMTAFTLCMENNLPIVVFDMNTEGNLLKVVTGEKVGTLVT